In Raphanus sativus cultivar WK10039 chromosome 5, ASM80110v3, whole genome shotgun sequence, the following proteins share a genomic window:
- the LOC108836831 gene encoding mediator of RNA polymerase II transcription subunit 11, whose protein sequence is MDQQTQNTSLQRLQNVERRVVRVLDIAGGVMEEMTNPSGPRNDLVKSLCGEFMQSIKDIQVTLREEIKSACEYRPFEKSDYNARIANEICFHKLEYVLSRLHHLQNTLDHYPPSHD, encoded by the exons ATGGATCAACAGACGCAGAACACTTCGCTGCAGCGACTCCAGAATGTCGAGAGG AGAGTGGTAAGGGTGTTGGATATAGCAGGAGGAGTAATGGAAGAAATGACGAACCCTTCTGGTCCCAGGAATGATTTGGTTAAGTCTCTTTGTGGAGAGTTCATGCAATCCAtcaag GATATACAAGTGACACTAAGGGAAGAGATCAAAAGCGCCTGCGAGTACCGCCCCTTCGAGAAATCCGATTACAATGCAAGGATAGCTAATGAGATCTGCTTCCACAAGCTCGAATACGTTCTCTCTCGgcttcatcatcttcaaaaTACCCTTGACCACTATCCTCCTTCTCATGATTGA
- the LOC108837469 gene encoding photosynthetic NDH subunit of lumenal location 3, chloroplastic-like: protein MAHFLDLNTLTSTCTLPSIPKLLDRSRTGKSSGFVCKKTDKVQEQQQLTRRMALGFAVSISLTGAFGESNVSLAQDNNGFWIDGPLPTPPIYNNIVNEQTGTRTFLKKGVYVADIGAKGRTYRVKKNAFDLLAMEDLIGADTLNYVKKYLRLKSTFLFYDFDNLISVAASQDKQPLTDLANRLFDNFEKLEDAAKRKNLAETEACYKDTKIILQEVMIRMA from the exons ATGGCTCACTTCCTAGACCTTAACACTCTCACCAGCACCTGCACTTTACCCTCGATTCCCAAACTACTTGATAGAAGTAGAACGGGAAAATCCAGCGGCTTTGTTTGCAAGAAAACCGACAAAGTTCAGGAACAACAACAGCTCACAAGACGGATGGCTTTGGGATTTGCTGTCTCCATATCTCTAACTGGAGCTTTTGGCGAAAGTAATGTCTCTCTAGCACAAGACAACAATGGTTTTTGGATCGATGGTCCTCTTCCAACTCCTCCTATTTACAACA ACATCGTGAACGAGCAGACGGGAACGAGAACGTTCTTGAAGAAAGGAGTGTATGTAGCTGATATCGGGGCGAAAGGCAGAACATACAGAGTTAAAAAGAATGCATTCGATCTCTTGGCAATGGAGGATTTGATCGGAGCAGACACGTTAAACTATGTAAAAAAGTACTTGAGGCTTAAGTCCACCTTCTTGTTCTACGATTTCGACAACCTCATCTCTGTTGCTGCCTCTCAAGACAAGCAGCCTCTCACTGATTTGGCCAATAGACTCTTCGACAACTTTGAAAAG CTCGAAGATGCAGCAAAAAGGAAGAACTTAGCTGAGACAGAAGCGTGTTATAAAGATACAAAGATAATTCTTCAAGAGGTTATGATCAGAATGGCGTGA
- the LOC108859366 gene encoding homeobox-leucine zipper protein HAT5 isoform X3: MESNKFFFNPSTSHGNMFFLTNLNPVVQGSMINMEEESSKRRPFFCSPDDLLYDDVDYYDDQTPDKKRRLTHEQVHLLEKSFETENKLEPERKTQLAKKLGLQPRQVSVWFQNRRARWKTKQLERDFNLLKSSYDQLLSNYDSILKDNHHLRSQVTSLAGKVQAKEETATGQVPEPNQLDPVNMNPAIKTEDRLSSGSAVLDEDAPHQLRDSCDSYFPSIVPIHHHSGQDTNNNNGCGNDTGCFADVFVQGESFGLWGCWT, from the exons ATGGAATCCAATAAGTTTTTCTTCAATCCGTCTACTTCTCATGGCAACATGTTCTTCCTCACTAATCTCAATCCAGTCGTCcaag GATCGATGATAAACATGGAGGAGGAATCATCGAAACGAAGACCCTTCTTTTGCTCTCCTGATGATCTTCTCTACGACGACGTTGACTATTACGACGACCAAACACCCGACAAAAAGCGTCGCCTTACTCATGAACAG GTGCATCTGCTGGAGAAAAGCTTCGAGACGGAGAACAAGCTGGAGCCAGAGCGCAAGACTCAGCTTGCTAAGAAGCTTGGTCTTCAGCCTCGTCAAGTTTCTGTCTGGTTTCAAAACCGCCGCGCTCGTTGGAAAACAAAGCAGCTCGAGAGAGACTTCAATCTCCTCAAGTCCTCTTACGACCAACTCCTCTCTAACTACGACTCCATCCTCAAGGACAACCATCATCTCAGATCCCAG GTGACTTCCCTCGCCGGCAAGGTCCAAGCCAAAGAAGAGACAGCTACTGGTCAGGTGCCAGAACCAAACCAGCTCGATCCGGTGAACATGAACCCGGCAATCAAAACAGAGGACCGGTTAAGTTCAGGGAGTGCGGTACTAGACGAAGACGCACCTCATCAACTAAGAGACAGCTGTGACTCTTACTTCCCAAGCATTGTACCCATCCACCACCACTCGGGGCAAgacaccaacaacaacaacggcTGTGGTAATGACACGGGCTGTTTCGCTGACGTCTTTGTGCAAGGTGAATCATTTGGATTATGGGGCTGCTGGACTTGA
- the LOC108859366 gene encoding homeobox-leucine zipper protein HAT5 isoform X2, whose translation MESNKFFFNPSTSHGNMFFLTNLNPVVQAGSMINMEEESSKRRPFFCSPDDLLYDDVDYYDDQTPDKKRRLTHEQVHLLEKSFETENKLEPERKTQLAKKLGLQPRQVSVWFQNRRARWKTKQLERDFNLLKSSYDQLLSNYDSILKDNHHLRSQVTSLAGKVQAKEETATGQVPEPNQLDPVNMNPAIKTEDRLSSGSAVLDEDAPHQLRDSCDSYFPSIVPIHHHSGQDTNNNNGCGNDTGCFADVFVQGESFGLWGCWT comes from the exons ATGGAATCCAATAAGTTTTTCTTCAATCCGTCTACTTCTCATGGCAACATGTTCTTCCTCACTAATCTCAATCCAGTCGTCcaag CAGGATCGATGATAAACATGGAGGAGGAATCATCGAAACGAAGACCCTTCTTTTGCTCTCCTGATGATCTTCTCTACGACGACGTTGACTATTACGACGACCAAACACCCGACAAAAAGCGTCGCCTTACTCATGAACAG GTGCATCTGCTGGAGAAAAGCTTCGAGACGGAGAACAAGCTGGAGCCAGAGCGCAAGACTCAGCTTGCTAAGAAGCTTGGTCTTCAGCCTCGTCAAGTTTCTGTCTGGTTTCAAAACCGCCGCGCTCGTTGGAAAACAAAGCAGCTCGAGAGAGACTTCAATCTCCTCAAGTCCTCTTACGACCAACTCCTCTCTAACTACGACTCCATCCTCAAGGACAACCATCATCTCAGATCCCAG GTGACTTCCCTCGCCGGCAAGGTCCAAGCCAAAGAAGAGACAGCTACTGGTCAGGTGCCAGAACCAAACCAGCTCGATCCGGTGAACATGAACCCGGCAATCAAAACAGAGGACCGGTTAAGTTCAGGGAGTGCGGTACTAGACGAAGACGCACCTCATCAACTAAGAGACAGCTGTGACTCTTACTTCCCAAGCATTGTACCCATCCACCACCACTCGGGGCAAgacaccaacaacaacaacggcTGTGGTAATGACACGGGCTGTTTCGCTGACGTCTTTGTGCAAGGTGAATCATTTGGATTATGGGGCTGCTGGACTTGA
- the LOC108859366 gene encoding homeobox-leucine zipper protein HAT5 isoform X1: MESNKFFFNPSTSHGNMFFLTNLNPVVQGNEAGSMINMEEESSKRRPFFCSPDDLLYDDVDYYDDQTPDKKRRLTHEQVHLLEKSFETENKLEPERKTQLAKKLGLQPRQVSVWFQNRRARWKTKQLERDFNLLKSSYDQLLSNYDSILKDNHHLRSQVTSLAGKVQAKEETATGQVPEPNQLDPVNMNPAIKTEDRLSSGSAVLDEDAPHQLRDSCDSYFPSIVPIHHHSGQDTNNNNGCGNDTGCFADVFVQGESFGLWGCWT; encoded by the exons ATGGAATCCAATAAGTTTTTCTTCAATCCGTCTACTTCTCATGGCAACATGTTCTTCCTCACTAATCTCAATCCAGTCGTCcaag GGAATGAAGCAGGATCGATGATAAACATGGAGGAGGAATCATCGAAACGAAGACCCTTCTTTTGCTCTCCTGATGATCTTCTCTACGACGACGTTGACTATTACGACGACCAAACACCCGACAAAAAGCGTCGCCTTACTCATGAACAG GTGCATCTGCTGGAGAAAAGCTTCGAGACGGAGAACAAGCTGGAGCCAGAGCGCAAGACTCAGCTTGCTAAGAAGCTTGGTCTTCAGCCTCGTCAAGTTTCTGTCTGGTTTCAAAACCGCCGCGCTCGTTGGAAAACAAAGCAGCTCGAGAGAGACTTCAATCTCCTCAAGTCCTCTTACGACCAACTCCTCTCTAACTACGACTCCATCCTCAAGGACAACCATCATCTCAGATCCCAG GTGACTTCCCTCGCCGGCAAGGTCCAAGCCAAAGAAGAGACAGCTACTGGTCAGGTGCCAGAACCAAACCAGCTCGATCCGGTGAACATGAACCCGGCAATCAAAACAGAGGACCGGTTAAGTTCAGGGAGTGCGGTACTAGACGAAGACGCACCTCATCAACTAAGAGACAGCTGTGACTCTTACTTCCCAAGCATTGTACCCATCCACCACCACTCGGGGCAAgacaccaacaacaacaacggcTGTGGTAATGACACGGGCTGTTTCGCTGACGTCTTTGTGCAAGGTGAATCATTTGGATTATGGGGCTGCTGGACTTGA